One region of Jatrophihabitans cynanchi genomic DNA includes:
- a CDS encoding PadR family transcriptional regulator — protein MSVTPLAISVLALLNERPMHPYEMVQTLLERHQDRIVKVRPGSLYHTVERLAAGELVQATRTERAGNRPERTTYTITPAGQQALTRRLSELIGSPVNEYPAFPVALGEAHNIDRVEVLELLTSRATQLQQLIDEVEALIASARSREVPEAYWITADYVRAMHTTERDWLAHLIDRIESKDLSWPTN, from the coding sequence ATGTCGGTGACGCCGCTGGCGATCTCGGTGCTGGCGCTGCTCAACGAACGTCCGATGCACCCCTACGAGATGGTCCAGACACTGCTCGAGCGGCACCAGGACCGCATCGTCAAGGTCCGGCCCGGCTCGCTGTACCACACGGTCGAGCGGCTCGCGGCCGGCGAACTGGTGCAGGCGACCCGCACCGAACGCGCGGGCAACCGCCCGGAACGGACCACGTACACGATCACCCCGGCCGGGCAGCAGGCGCTGACCCGCCGGCTGTCCGAACTCATCGGCAGCCCGGTGAACGAGTACCCGGCCTTCCCCGTCGCGCTCGGCGAGGCCCACAACATCGACCGTGTCGAGGTACTCGAGCTGCTGACCTCGCGTGCCACGCAACTGCAGCAGTTGATCGACGAGGTCGAAGCGCTGATCGCGTCCGCCCGCAGTCGCGAGGTGCCCGAGGCCTACTGGATCACCGCCGACTACGTGCGCGCGATGCACACCACCGAGCGTGACTGGCTCGCGCACCTCATCGACCGAATCGAGAGCAAGGACCTGTCATGGCCGACCAACTGA
- a CDS encoding SipW-dependent-type signal peptide-containing protein, translating to MDRRLVSGAIAAIAAVGLGVGGSTSAAFNDFSDVPGNQTAAGTLQLDLTPGASGSVVVSLGRLMPGGRSTRAVWVAANDSTSSIDGTLSLRFHDLVDTAAPCDTSRDKARAVLAAGVAGCTVTDTTVSGVPEHGSLSKVLTMSVSAARMLGAASCSVQSQGTAVALPETGRGNLAMLAASAQQLPVAERDGGRLVLGPGEGVCVAVTADWPGDEAPGTNEPADNAAQGDSLTVQLSFDLTQVHS from the coding sequence GTGGATCGCAGGCTCGTATCGGGGGCGATCGCTGCGATCGCGGCCGTCGGCCTGGGGGTCGGCGGCTCGACGTCCGCCGCGTTCAACGACTTCAGCGACGTGCCCGGGAACCAGACCGCCGCGGGCACCCTCCAGCTCGACCTGACTCCCGGCGCATCGGGCTCGGTTGTGGTGTCCCTGGGCCGGCTGATGCCCGGCGGGCGCAGCACGCGCGCGGTGTGGGTCGCCGCCAACGACAGCACGTCCTCGATCGATGGCACGCTGTCGCTGCGCTTTCACGATCTGGTCGACACGGCGGCGCCCTGCGACACCAGCCGGGACAAGGCGCGCGCGGTACTTGCCGCGGGAGTCGCCGGCTGCACGGTCACGGATACCACGGTCTCCGGCGTTCCCGAACACGGCAGCCTGTCCAAGGTGCTGACGATGAGCGTGTCGGCCGCGCGGATGCTCGGAGCAGCTTCCTGCTCGGTGCAGTCGCAGGGCACCGCCGTCGCGCTGCCCGAGACCGGGCGCGGAAACCTGGCCATGCTTGCCGCGTCGGCGCAGCAGCTGCCGGTGGCCGAGCGCGACGGTGGCCGGCTGGTACTCGGACCTGGAGAGGGCGTGTGCGTCGCGGTCACTGCCGACTGGCCGGGTGACGAAGCGCCAGGCACGAACGAGCCGGCGGACAACGCGGCACAGGGCGACTCGCTGACCGTGCAGCTGAGCTTCGACCTGACGCAGGTACATTCGTGA
- a CDS encoding biotin transporter BioY translates to MSAAAVAPHRLDRLVLADLVPGALVRDIALVVGGAGLTGLAAQVSIHTALSPVPFTLQTLSVLVVGAALGSVRGLLSMLLYLLGGMVGVPWYANQEHGWGGPAFGYILGFVVAAGLVGALAKRGADRHVVSTVLLMVAGSVVIYLIGTVWLAVDLHIGSAEAFKLGVRPFLATDAIKIGLAALAFPTAWKLARR, encoded by the coding sequence ATGTCCGCCGCTGCCGTCGCCCCCCATCGCCTCGACCGTCTCGTCCTCGCCGACCTCGTGCCGGGCGCGCTGGTACGTGACATCGCGCTCGTCGTCGGCGGTGCCGGCCTGACCGGGCTTGCCGCTCAGGTGTCCATCCACACCGCGCTCTCGCCGGTCCCGTTCACGCTGCAGACGCTGTCGGTGCTGGTGGTCGGCGCCGCGCTCGGCAGCGTGCGCGGCCTGCTGTCGATGCTGCTGTACCTGCTCGGCGGGATGGTCGGCGTGCCCTGGTACGCCAACCAGGAGCACGGCTGGGGCGGGCCGGCGTTCGGCTACATCCTCGGCTTCGTCGTGGCCGCGGGCCTGGTCGGCGCGCTCGCCAAGCGGGGCGCCGACCGGCACGTGGTCAGCACCGTGCTGCTCATGGTCGCCGGCAGCGTGGTGATCTACCTGATCGGGACGGTGTGGCTCGCCGTCGATCTGCACATCGGTTCGGCCGAGGCGTTCAAGCTCGGCGTGCGCCCGTTCCTCGCGACCGATGCGATCAAGATCGGCCTTGCCGCACTGGCCTTCCCGACGGCCTGGAAGCTCGCGCGCCGCTGA
- a CDS encoding bifunctional glycosyltransferase/CDP-glycerol:glycerophosphate glycerophosphotransferase translates to MPQEDLPGSPGKRPRLSIIAAVYNVAPYLDEFIASIEGQSFGLDRVEVIAVDDGSTDDSLRVLKDWEQRRPELVRVLTKENGGQGSARNLGLDHARGEWITMPDPDDVLAHDYLAVVDTLIDANEHVAMVGTNRIFFSSSVDQLSDSHPLRRMFAPGDHVVDLARFPAYFHGSAPAAFFRTELIERHNLRFDTRIRPNFEDGHFCSRYLLVADNWLVGFAGNAKYLYRKRVEGTSTLQRGLSDPRRFTDVPRYGYLDLLDRGATCEGGAPEWLQNFILYELSHYFISDLKISSNTAARGAVGQEFVRLLGEIAKRLDPEVINSYRISRFDRVWRDILLHGLKAESWVTPYAVADKRDLHRQLVRVAYRFVGGRPSERVFFRGEQVEDLTGKVRTHEYFGQVLLRERIAWLPYNGTLRLVVNGRPLRLEPTWEPPHVTTLRPRQLDRWFSAQPSETDRSRRLSARDRATLAMSRLVRSRAKYRDAWVLMDRIHDADDNAERLFRHLRDNRREINAWFALERGTPDWTRLVKDGYADRLVAHGNLRWKLLMLNCANLISSHADRPVHRPRAIVRMREPQWRFVFLQHGVIKDDLSRWLNPKAFDLFVTSTPQEQESIAGDDTPYDYTSREAQMTGLPRFDRLREVGARFDETQRDLILVCPTWRDWLNPALAVGSQRREVRDDFVDSDYVRNWLAFLRDDTLRELAQHAGLRVAFMPHPNIQPALPRLDLPPHVEAVPFAGNDVQAVIAQCAVMITDYSSMAFNAAYLDRPVVYFQFDAERALEGGHVGRPGYFSYLRDGFGPVARTATEAVSAVEHTLAAGKRPLPLYQQRIDSTFVARDGRCCERTTAAIEALAPRHSPGPSRLHRLVRTRAARRILTPARLRRIRSALRSGRRVVAGA, encoded by the coding sequence TTGCCGCAGGAGGATTTACCCGGTTCGCCGGGCAAACGCCCACGGTTAAGCATCATCGCGGCGGTCTACAACGTCGCTCCGTACCTGGATGAGTTCATCGCCTCGATAGAAGGCCAATCCTTCGGCCTGGATCGCGTCGAGGTCATCGCCGTAGACGACGGGTCCACCGACGACTCGCTTCGCGTACTGAAAGACTGGGAGCAGCGCCGGCCCGAACTCGTCCGGGTTCTGACGAAGGAGAACGGAGGCCAGGGTTCAGCCCGCAATCTGGGCCTGGACCACGCGCGCGGCGAGTGGATCACCATGCCCGACCCTGACGATGTCCTGGCCCATGATTACCTCGCCGTTGTCGATACCCTGATCGATGCCAACGAGCATGTGGCGATGGTCGGCACGAACCGGATCTTCTTCAGCAGCAGCGTCGACCAACTGTCGGACTCTCACCCGCTGCGCCGCATGTTCGCGCCCGGTGATCATGTGGTTGACCTGGCTAGATTCCCGGCCTACTTCCACGGCAGTGCGCCAGCGGCGTTCTTTCGTACCGAGTTGATCGAGCGGCACAATCTCCGCTTCGACACCCGCATCCGGCCCAACTTCGAAGACGGGCACTTCTGTTCGCGGTACCTGCTGGTGGCGGACAACTGGCTGGTGGGTTTCGCCGGCAACGCGAAGTACCTATATCGCAAGCGCGTGGAGGGGACCTCGACGCTGCAGCGCGGCCTGAGCGACCCACGCAGATTCACCGACGTGCCCAGGTACGGGTACCTGGACCTGCTGGACCGTGGCGCCACGTGTGAGGGCGGGGCGCCCGAGTGGCTGCAGAACTTCATCCTCTACGAGCTCTCGCACTACTTCATCTCCGATCTGAAGATCTCGTCGAATACCGCGGCTCGCGGGGCGGTCGGCCAAGAGTTCGTTCGACTGCTGGGCGAGATCGCCAAGCGTCTTGATCCGGAGGTGATCAACAGCTACCGGATATCGCGGTTCGACCGCGTCTGGCGCGACATCCTGCTGCACGGGCTCAAGGCAGAGTCGTGGGTGACGCCGTACGCGGTGGCAGACAAGCGCGACCTGCACCGCCAACTCGTGCGCGTCGCCTACCGATTTGTCGGTGGCCGGCCGAGCGAGAGGGTGTTCTTCCGCGGCGAGCAGGTCGAGGACCTGACCGGCAAGGTACGGACCCACGAGTACTTCGGCCAGGTCTTGCTGCGCGAACGCATCGCCTGGCTGCCGTACAACGGCACGCTGCGGTTGGTCGTGAACGGCCGACCGCTTCGCCTGGAACCGACCTGGGAACCGCCCCACGTGACAACACTTCGGCCGCGACAGCTCGATCGGTGGTTCAGCGCCCAGCCGTCCGAGACCGATCGAAGCCGCCGGCTATCGGCTCGCGACCGCGCGACGCTGGCCATGTCCCGACTGGTGCGATCGCGCGCCAAGTACCGCGACGCATGGGTCTTGATGGACAGGATCCATGACGCCGATGACAACGCTGAGCGGCTGTTCCGTCACCTTCGCGACAACCGCCGAGAGATCAATGCGTGGTTCGCGCTGGAGCGCGGGACGCCGGACTGGACCCGCCTGGTGAAGGACGGTTACGCCGATCGCCTGGTGGCACACGGCAACCTGCGGTGGAAGCTGCTCATGCTCAACTGCGCCAATCTCATCTCTTCGCATGCTGATCGGCCGGTGCACCGCCCGCGCGCGATCGTCCGGATGCGCGAGCCGCAGTGGAGGTTCGTCTTCCTCCAACACGGCGTGATCAAGGACGACCTGTCGCGCTGGCTGAACCCCAAGGCGTTCGACCTGTTCGTCACCAGCACTCCGCAGGAACAAGAATCCATCGCCGGTGACGACACGCCGTACGACTACACCTCGCGGGAAGCGCAGATGACGGGGCTGCCGCGCTTCGACCGGCTGCGCGAGGTCGGCGCTCGCTTCGACGAGACGCAGCGCGACCTGATCCTGGTCTGCCCGACCTGGCGAGACTGGCTGAACCCGGCCCTTGCGGTCGGGTCGCAGCGCCGCGAGGTGCGCGACGACTTCGTCGACAGCGACTACGTACGCAACTGGCTCGCGTTCCTGCGTGACGACACGCTGCGAGAGCTTGCGCAGCACGCAGGGCTGCGGGTCGCCTTCATGCCGCACCCCAACATTCAACCTGCCCTGCCGCGACTCGACCTGCCCCCACACGTCGAAGCAGTACCGTTCGCCGGCAATGACGTGCAGGCCGTGATCGCGCAGTGTGCTGTCATGATCACCGACTACTCGTCGATGGCGTTCAACGCCGCGTATCTCGACCGGCCTGTCGTCTACTTCCAGTTCGATGCCGAACGCGCGCTGGAAGGCGGACACGTCGGCCGGCCGGGCTACTTCTCCTACCTGCGCGACGGTTTCGGTCCGGTGGCTCGGACCGCGACCGAAGCGGTGTCGGCGGTCGAACACACGCTCGCCGCTGGTAAGCGGCCGCTGCCGCTGTACCAGCAGCGGATCGATTCGACCTTCGTGGCTCGCGACGGCCGCTGCTGTGAGCGGACCACAGCAGCGATCGAAGCGTTGGCTCCGAGGCATTCTCCGGGTCCGTCCCGGCTGCACCGGTTGGTTCGCACGCGGGCAGCGCGCCGAATCCTGACGCCCGCCCGCCTACGTCGCATCAGGTCAGCGCTACGGTCCGGTCGTCGCGTTGTTGCGGGGGCTTGA
- a CDS encoding signal peptidase I → MSLDEQQVGQGDLSHLLSSFAEPAARARRRAPGVRVVTARRVVITLITLLVLGVVGTAAMLWHEGYRAYIIHTGSMSRELVPGDLVIDRPAKGQLKPGEIITFQHSPTDEGGLVTHRVVEVTQFGIRTKGDANDSADVWTIKPGWVHGSVEYRIPYGGYVSYFLQQPTGIGASLAALFALIFLWRMFFPPEEEDEQAEPPARRRSPAHAASAA, encoded by the coding sequence ATGAGTCTCGACGAGCAGCAGGTGGGGCAGGGCGACCTGTCCCACCTGCTGTCGTCGTTCGCGGAACCCGCAGCGCGGGCCCGGCGCCGCGCTCCCGGCGTACGGGTAGTCACCGCACGGCGCGTCGTGATCACCCTGATCACCCTGCTGGTACTGGGCGTTGTCGGTACCGCTGCGATGCTGTGGCACGAGGGCTATCGCGCCTACATCATCCACACAGGCTCGATGTCCCGAGAGTTGGTACCAGGCGACCTCGTCATCGATCGGCCTGCCAAGGGTCAGCTCAAACCTGGCGAGATCATCACCTTCCAGCACTCGCCGACCGACGAGGGCGGGCTGGTCACCCACCGGGTCGTCGAGGTCACCCAGTTCGGGATCCGCACCAAGGGTGACGCGAACGACTCCGCTGACGTCTGGACCATCAAACCGGGCTGGGTGCACGGCTCGGTCGAGTACCGCATCCCGTACGGCGGGTACGTCAGCTACTTCCTGCAGCAGCCGACGGGCATCGGAGCGTCGCTCGCCGCGCTGTTCGCGCTCATCTTCCTCTGGCGGATGTTCTTCCCGCCGGAGGAGGAGGACGAACAGGCGGAACCGCCGGCGCGCAGGCGCTCCCCTGCGCATGCCGCCTCTGCTGCCTGA
- a CDS encoding glycosyltransferase family 2 protein produces the protein MIHPRPRFSILLSGAHPDTIASVFGQTFEDWELLLIGSVGESDPAVAARIRMFDTTGDHTTAVNRAVAAAAGDFLLILHPGDSLDPDALRRLVRAATDGVDVLYLDETVGPDAGPTSRAEVIRKPDWSPERLRHYNYIGPAVALRTALVQDAGGHRVGFGEAADYDLLLRISERAGQIVHVPTAQFRRAADRQAEPEAAARRAVQDHLDRLGVAATAEAGSDPRFGRIVRRLDPSRLISIVIPTAGQVGTVEGAPRTFVIEAVRSALARTHHQRVEVIVVHDMATPADTISELHDIGGNRLVTLEYDKPFNFSEKCNLGFLKSQGDFVVLLNDDTEVVSDDWLEALVAPLEEADVGLTGAKLLYEDGSIQHGGHLYASGSRPPHPLHAYRWWPDGTGLFGDLIINRECSGVTAACAALRRDVYEQIGGLSEIVPVNFNDVDLSLKVRHVGRRVLWIADCVVKHFESKSRVQSKARDFEIEFLERRWPDSFVRDRYAPWLSYKETVRPHAYKRWER, from the coding sequence GTGATCCACCCGCGTCCCCGCTTTTCGATCCTCCTTTCCGGCGCCCACCCCGACACCATCGCTTCGGTGTTCGGCCAGACCTTCGAGGACTGGGAGTTGCTGCTGATCGGGTCGGTCGGCGAGTCCGATCCTGCCGTCGCCGCGCGCATTCGGATGTTCGACACCACCGGTGATCACACGACCGCGGTCAATCGTGCCGTTGCCGCCGCGGCGGGCGACTTCTTGTTGATCTTGCACCCCGGTGATTCGCTGGACCCAGATGCGTTGCGGCGGCTCGTCCGCGCAGCGACGGACGGCGTCGACGTGCTCTATCTGGACGAGACCGTCGGCCCCGATGCCGGACCAACCTCGAGAGCGGAGGTAATCCGCAAGCCGGACTGGTCACCCGAACGGCTGCGCCATTACAACTACATCGGCCCGGCCGTCGCGCTGCGAACCGCCCTCGTCCAGGACGCCGGCGGGCACCGCGTCGGCTTCGGCGAGGCAGCCGATTACGACCTGCTGCTGCGCATCAGTGAGCGTGCCGGTCAGATAGTCCACGTACCGACGGCGCAGTTCCGTCGCGCGGCGGACCGGCAAGCCGAACCCGAAGCGGCCGCGCGACGCGCGGTCCAGGACCACCTTGACCGTCTCGGCGTAGCCGCCACGGCGGAGGCCGGCTCCGATCCGCGCTTCGGGCGCATCGTCCGACGGCTGGATCCGAGTCGGCTCATCAGCATCGTCATCCCGACGGCGGGCCAGGTCGGGACCGTCGAAGGTGCGCCGCGCACCTTCGTGATCGAGGCAGTGCGAAGCGCGCTGGCGAGAACGCACCATCAACGCGTCGAGGTCATCGTCGTTCATGACATGGCTACGCCCGCGGACACGATCAGCGAACTCCACGACATCGGCGGTAACCGACTCGTCACACTCGAATACGACAAGCCGTTCAATTTCAGCGAGAAGTGCAACCTCGGTTTCTTGAAGTCGCAGGGGGACTTCGTTGTGCTGCTCAACGACGACACCGAGGTCGTCTCCGACGACTGGCTCGAGGCGCTGGTGGCCCCGCTCGAGGAGGCAGACGTCGGTCTGACCGGGGCGAAGCTGCTGTATGAGGACGGGTCGATCCAGCACGGCGGCCATCTCTATGCGTCAGGGTCTCGCCCGCCCCACCCGCTACACGCCTACCGCTGGTGGCCGGACGGCACCGGCCTGTTCGGCGACCTGATCATCAACCGAGAATGCTCGGGTGTCACAGCTGCCTGCGCCGCGCTCAGGCGGGACGTTTACGAGCAGATCGGCGGCTTGAGCGAGATCGTCCCGGTCAATTTCAACGACGTCGATCTCTCCCTGAAGGTCCGTCACGTCGGACGGCGTGTCCTCTGGATTGCCGATTGCGTCGTGAAGCACTTCGAGTCGAAGTCTCGGGTGCAATCCAAGGCGCGAGATTTCGAGATCGAGTTCCTGGAGCGCCGTTGGCCCGATAGCTTCGTTCGCGACCGCTACGCACCATGGTTGTCCTACAAGGAAACAGTGCGGCCGCACGCGTACAAGCGTTGGGAGCGGTGA
- a CDS encoding DHA2 family efflux MFS transporter permease subunit: MADQLILDENPNPWPALWALVLGFFMILVDTTIVFVAVRAIMEGLHTDVNGVLWVTSAYLLAYAVPLLITGRLGDRYGPKNLYLIGLVLFTASSAWCGFTGSIGMLVTARVFQGLGASLMTPQTMAVITRTFPSNRRGQAMALWGAVAGVATLVGPILGGVLVDGLGWEWIFFINVPVGVIAMVLAWRLVPALDTHPHRFDWIGVGLSAAGMFLLVFGIQEGQSYNWSLGIWLLIAAGLVVLAGFVYWQRHNSGEPLVPLALFRDRNFSLSNIAISAVGFAVTSMAVPIMLYAQAVEGLSATRSALLLVPMAVFSGGFAPIFGRLSDRVHPRYLAGIGLTLLPISLVWLAAEFEPAAAIWTLLLPIALLGLANAFIWAPVSSTATRNLPMQQAGAGAGIFNTTRQVGAVLGSAAIAVLMQSRIAAELPATAGSSVSAEGGGTLPRILHAGFSTAMAQSLLLPAAVVLIGLVAVLCYAAPKHLRSAPTATDEPAPVPA, from the coding sequence ATGGCCGACCAACTGATCCTCGATGAGAACCCGAACCCGTGGCCGGCGCTCTGGGCGCTCGTCCTCGGCTTCTTCATGATCCTGGTCGACACGACGATCGTGTTCGTCGCGGTGCGCGCGATCATGGAGGGGCTGCACACCGACGTGAACGGGGTGCTCTGGGTGACCAGCGCGTACCTGCTCGCGTACGCGGTGCCGCTGCTGATCACCGGACGGCTCGGTGACCGGTACGGCCCGAAGAACCTGTACCTGATCGGGCTGGTGCTGTTCACGGCAAGTTCGGCGTGGTGCGGGTTCACCGGCTCGATCGGCATGCTCGTCACCGCGCGCGTGTTCCAGGGCCTGGGCGCCTCGCTGATGACACCGCAGACGATGGCGGTGATCACCCGCACCTTCCCGTCCAACCGGCGTGGCCAGGCGATGGCGTTGTGGGGAGCGGTCGCCGGCGTGGCCACGCTCGTCGGGCCCATCCTCGGCGGCGTCCTGGTCGACGGGCTCGGCTGGGAGTGGATCTTCTTCATCAACGTTCCGGTCGGCGTCATCGCGATGGTGCTGGCGTGGCGGCTCGTCCCCGCGCTGGACACCCATCCGCATCGCTTCGACTGGATCGGCGTGGGGCTGAGCGCGGCCGGCATGTTCCTGCTGGTGTTCGGCATCCAGGAGGGGCAGAGCTACAACTGGTCGCTCGGGATCTGGCTGCTGATCGCGGCCGGGCTGGTGGTGCTGGCCGGCTTCGTCTACTGGCAGCGGCACAACAGCGGCGAGCCGCTCGTGCCGCTCGCCCTGTTCCGCGACCGCAACTTCTCGCTGTCGAACATCGCGATCTCGGCGGTCGGCTTCGCCGTCACCTCGATGGCGGTGCCGATCATGCTGTACGCGCAGGCTGTCGAGGGCCTCAGCGCCACTCGATCGGCCCTGCTGCTGGTGCCGATGGCGGTGTTCTCCGGTGGGTTCGCCCCGATCTTCGGACGGCTGTCCGACCGGGTGCACCCGCGCTACCTGGCCGGGATCGGGCTGACGCTCCTGCCGATCTCGCTGGTGTGGCTCGCGGCCGAGTTCGAGCCGGCCGCCGCGATCTGGACCTTGCTGCTGCCCATCGCCTTGCTGGGCCTGGCGAACGCCTTCATCTGGGCACCGGTCAGTTCGACCGCGACGCGCAACCTGCCGATGCAGCAGGCGGGTGCGGGCGCCGGAATCTTCAACACCACCAGGCAGGTCGGAGCCGTGCTCGGCAGCGCGGCGATCGCGGTGCTGATGCAGTCCCGGATCGCGGCCGAACTGCCCGCCACGGCGGGGTCGTCCGTCAGCGCCGAGGGCGGCGGGACGCTCCCGCGGATCCTGCACGCGGGGTTCAGCACCGCGATGGCGCAATCGCTCTTGCTGCCGGCCGCGGTCGTGCTGATCGGCCTGGTCGCGGTGCTCTGCTACGCCGCTCCGAAGCACCTGCGCAGTGCCCCGACGGCGACCGACGAACCTGCTCCGGTGCCTGCCTGA
- a CDS encoding response regulator transcription factor, producing the protein MPRVAIVEDHLLLAETLHAALARTGVDAVLIAPREPDALLSALLQAQPDLVLLDLDLDGFGESTPLIAPLAEAGVRVLVITGSNDRLRIAAALEQGALGYQSKAAGFNALLHKTALALTAIAPLDAEHRVELLDELTRSRAARERDLAPYATLTAREADTLRALARGWSVADIAANWVVSENTVRSHVRGVLAKLGAPSQLAAVADAVRTGWFVG; encoded by the coding sequence GTGCCGCGCGTCGCGATCGTCGAGGACCACCTGCTCCTCGCCGAGACGCTGCACGCCGCACTCGCCCGTACCGGTGTCGACGCGGTCCTGATCGCGCCGCGCGAGCCCGACGCGCTGCTGTCCGCCCTGCTGCAGGCCCAGCCCGACCTCGTCCTGCTCGATCTGGATCTCGACGGTTTCGGCGAGAGCACACCGCTGATCGCACCGCTCGCCGAGGCCGGCGTGCGGGTGCTCGTCATCACCGGCAGCAACGACCGGCTGCGGATCGCGGCGGCGCTCGAACAGGGCGCGCTCGGCTACCAGTCCAAGGCCGCCGGCTTCAACGCGTTGCTGCACAAGACCGCGCTCGCCCTCACCGCGATCGCGCCGCTGGACGCCGAACACCGGGTGGAGCTGCTGGACGAACTGACGCGCAGCCGCGCCGCCCGCGAGCGCGACCTCGCGCCGTACGCCACGCTCACCGCGCGCGAGGCGGACACGCTGCGCGCGCTGGCGCGGGGCTGGTCGGTGGCAGACATCGCGGCCAACTGGGTGGTGTCCGAGAACACCGTCCGCAGTCACGTGCGCGGGGTGCTGGCCAAGCTCGGCGCGCCGTCGCAGCTGGCCGCGGTGGCGGACGCGGTGCGCACCGGCTGGTTCGTCGGCTGA
- a CDS encoding sensor histidine kinase — MGTIGGIPQRRRASQGTVLSGALTLGVALWLLFVGASSLSSHTAREQLPALAVNLASGLFLVIGVLRLAFWRLTEAPQAARGAVAFLVLGTGLPAASLIGPLLHEPAVLAGSAPSTRILFLVVVFALLLPGPQWRRATGERPISARYLVVVSAALALVATGLLAGRLWLPTHDAHLAAIAIAVAAMGLWLLLAVRECLLSNRHWITAALCLLAAAELVRGLVAIGARAVVGFAPGLQLAAAAVVVCVATAELRDAHRNQGEHFSEAVAGLQRHLAELEQVQQQRLHDARTAMVGVLGASELLSEPGPDIDADLLRRLIAEELQRLCSVLETRTDEPLEQFDLADALGPVVLIHQLDGRAIRAELSSLPVIGRPLATATVLDNLLRNACLHAPGADVVIRASTDGHVATVVVEDNGPGIPAAERQDVLRFGVRGSSTHAPGDGIGLHAAWQAMAAQGGALRIGERAGGGTRVSFSLPQAVQPVVQRRAS, encoded by the coding sequence GTGGGGACCATCGGGGGTATTCCGCAACGGCGCCGGGCTAGCCAGGGCACCGTTCTGTCGGGCGCGCTGACGCTCGGCGTCGCGCTCTGGTTGCTGTTCGTCGGCGCCTCGTCGCTGTCCTCGCACACCGCGCGCGAACAGTTGCCCGCGCTGGCGGTCAACCTGGCCTCCGGACTGTTCCTGGTCATCGGCGTGCTGCGCCTCGCATTCTGGCGGCTGACCGAAGCACCACAGGCCGCGCGCGGCGCGGTCGCCTTCCTCGTCCTCGGCACCGGGCTGCCGGCCGCCTCGCTCATCGGCCCGCTGCTGCACGAGCCCGCGGTACTGGCCGGCAGCGCGCCGAGCACCAGGATCCTGTTCCTCGTCGTGGTGTTCGCCCTGCTGCTGCCCGGCCCGCAGTGGCGCCGGGCGACCGGTGAGCGCCCGATCTCGGCGCGTTACCTGGTTGTCGTGAGCGCCGCCCTGGCCCTGGTCGCGACCGGCCTGCTCGCCGGACGGCTCTGGCTGCCGACCCACGACGCGCACCTGGCGGCGATCGCGATCGCGGTGGCGGCGATGGGGCTGTGGCTGCTGCTGGCCGTCCGCGAGTGCCTGTTGTCGAACCGGCACTGGATCACCGCGGCGTTGTGCCTGCTCGCGGCGGCCGAACTCGTCCGCGGGCTCGTCGCGATCGGTGCCCGCGCGGTGGTCGGTTTCGCCCCTGGACTCCAACTGGCCGCCGCCGCCGTTGTGGTCTGCGTCGCCACGGCCGAACTGCGCGACGCGCACCGCAACCAGGGCGAGCACTTCTCCGAGGCGGTCGCCGGCCTGCAGCGGCATCTCGCCGAACTCGAGCAGGTGCAGCAGCAGCGACTGCACGATGCGCGCACGGCCATGGTGGGCGTGCTCGGGGCTTCCGAACTGCTGTCCGAGCCCGGGCCGGACATCGACGCCGACCTGCTGCGGCGCCTGATCGCCGAGGAGCTGCAGCGGCTGTGCTCGGTCCTGGAGACCAGGACCGACGAGCCGCTCGAGCAGTTCGACCTCGCCGACGCACTCGGGCCGGTCGTGCTGATCCATCAGCTGGACGGCCGTGCGATCAGGGCCGAGCTCAGCTCGTTGCCGGTCATCGGCCGGCCGCTCGCCACCGCGACCGTCCTGGACAACCTGCTGCGCAACGCCTGCCTGCACGCGCCGGGTGCGGACGTCGTGATCCGGGCGAGCACGGACGGGCACGTCGCAACCGTCGTCGTCGAGGACAACGGCCCCGGCATCCCCGCGGCCGAGCGGCAGGACGTGCTGCGCTTCGGCGTTCGCGGGTCGTCGACGCACGCGCCGGGCGACGGGATCGGATTGCACGCCGCGTGGCAGGCGATGGCCGCGCAGGGCGGCGCATTACGCATCGGCGAGCGCGCCGGCGGCGGTACCCGCGTCAGCTTCTCGCTGCCGCAGGCGGTGCAGCCCGTCGTCCAGCGGCGGGCCAGCTGA